A DNA window from Corynebacterium ciconiae DSM 44920 contains the following coding sequences:
- a CDS encoding magnesium and cobalt transport protein CorA: protein MVGPIRLPRKSGSRDEAPARPVGSRLRVPVERAVDRCRVISHGRELNQEFSYENALHYANEHEDCYVLLELAEPDEQQMEHIAAIYGVDELIVEDTVTAHQRPKVERYDNQLFFVLRTVVYQEHERVRDAKEIIQTGELQMILGPNFIIAIRHGPLTGLKRWRRELDEWAEQLELGPVAMAWQLSDLVVNEYVRIAGELTTDVDEIEEEVFTPNSPIDISQIYMLKREILEMRHSVDPLSTALRILTQNHKDVLTKPLRSYFRDVLDNQLIAADTIASLDERLTALIDAAVAKVTMQQNSDMRKISALVGMAALPTMIAGVYGMNFDHMPELHYEYSYYIVLGIMIAAVVLMWWVLKKNHWL, encoded by the coding sequence ATGGTTGGTCCGATTCGTCTGCCGCGCAAGAGCGGTTCCCGCGATGAAGCCCCCGCGCGCCCGGTGGGGTCCCGCCTGCGCGTGCCCGTGGAACGGGCAGTGGATCGGTGTCGCGTGATCTCTCACGGTCGAGAGCTGAACCAGGAGTTCTCCTACGAAAATGCTCTGCACTACGCCAACGAGCACGAGGACTGCTATGTGTTGCTCGAGCTCGCCGAGCCCGACGAGCAGCAGATGGAACACATCGCCGCGATCTACGGGGTGGATGAGCTGATCGTGGAGGACACGGTGACAGCCCATCAGCGCCCCAAGGTGGAACGCTACGATAATCAGCTGTTTTTCGTGCTGCGCACCGTGGTCTACCAAGAGCATGAGCGGGTTCGTGATGCTAAGGAAATCATCCAGACCGGCGAGCTGCAGATGATTCTCGGCCCGAACTTTATTATTGCGATCCGCCACGGGCCTCTTACCGGGCTCAAGCGCTGGCGCCGCGAACTCGATGAGTGGGCCGAGCAGCTCGAGCTGGGGCCGGTGGCCATGGCGTGGCAGCTGTCGGATCTGGTGGTCAACGAATATGTGCGCATCGCTGGGGAATTGACCACCGACGTGGATGAAATCGAAGAAGAAGTCTTCACCCCGAACTCCCCCATCGATATCTCCCAGATCTACATGCTCAAGCGAGAGATCCTCGAGATGCGGCACTCGGTGGATCCGCTGAGCACTGCCCTGCGCATCCTCACCCAAAACCACAAGGATGTGCTGACAAAGCCGCTCCGGTCCTACTTCCGCGACGTGCTGGATAATCAGCTCATCGCCGCCGACACCATTGCCTCCCTCGACGAGCGACTTACCGCCTTGATCGATGCCGCAGTGGCGAAGGTGACCATGCAGCAGAACTCAGACATGCGCAAAATCTCCGCGCTTGTCGGCATGGCCGCCCTGCCCACAATGATCGCCGGCGTGTACGGCATGAACTTCGATCACATGCCGGAGCTGCACTATGAGTACAGCTACTACATTGTGCTCGGCATCATGATCGCCGCAGTGGTGCTGATGTGGTGGGTACTCAAGAAAAACCACTGGCTATAA
- a CDS encoding multifunctional oxoglutarate decarboxylase/oxoglutarate dehydrogenase thiamine pyrophosphate-binding subunit/dihydrolipoyllysine-residue succinyltransferase subunit, giving the protein MSSASTFGQNQWLVDQMFQQFQEDPSSVDQEWRELFEKEGSPAEPTPKNTPASSSKSSKKVAPKDTEGSGPKAPAAPKNTAGPKNKAQHSEPQPIAEKARKAAIDPNMEIAQARKATKEKQRKAAQSPLTKIQDSPESGNFPLKGAAKAVAKNMDISLELPTATSVRDMPARLMFENRAVINNHLKRTVGGKISFTHIIGYAMVKAIMAHPDMNNSYEVIDGKPNLVVPEHINLGLAIDMVGKGGERSLVVAKIAECENLDFKQFVEAYEDVVERGRTGKLKMPDFQGITVSLTNPGGIGTRHSVPRLTKGQGLIVGVGSMDYPAEFAGASEDRLAELGVGKLVTITSTYDHRVIQGAESGEFLRTMSQLLVDDTFWDEIFTCMCVPYAPIRWRQDLPNTGVDKNTRVMQLIEAYRSRGHLIADVNPLNWHQPGMPIPDHSDLQLESHGLTLWDLDRTFHVGGFDQREKMTLREVVTKLRAAYTLKVGSEYTHILDNDERTWLQDRLEAGMPKPTVAQQKYILQKLNAAEAFENFLQTKYVGQKRFSLEGAESLIPLMDAAIDTAAGQGLDEVVIGMPHRGRLNVLANIVGKPLAQLFNEFEGNADPAAAGGSGDVKYHLGAEGKHIQMFGEGEIKVSLTANPSHLEAVNPVMEGIARAKQDILDKGEAGFSVMPLLLHGDASFAGLGVVQETLNLAQLRGYTVGGTVHIVVNNQIGFTTTPDSGRSSHYATDLAKAYGCPVFHVNGDDPEAVYWVGQLATEYRRRYGKDVFIDLICYRRRGHNEADDPSMTQPKMYELIDGRETVRARYTQDLIGRGDLNKDDAEAAARDFHDQMESVFNEVKEAEKRDASGQEGITSSQELPHGLDTSITREELVEMGQAYINVPEGFEIHKRVKPVAKKRAQSVKEGGIDWGWGELLAFGSLAIGAERTVRLAGEDSRRGTFTQRHAVMFDPNTAMEYNPIDHVAREEGEGKFMVYNSALTEFAGMGFEYGYSVGNLDAVVAWEAQFGDFANGAQTIIDQYLSSGEAKWGQLSKLILLLPHGYEGQGPDHSSARIERFLQLCAEGTMTVAQPTTPANHFHLIRRHALSDLHRPLVVFTPKSMLRNKAAVSSVEDFTEVTKFQSVINDPNQFDREGKQLGDPEKVTTILLCSGKVYYDLEKRRADDGRDDVAIVRMEMLHPIPHNRLRDAFECYPNAKEVRFVQDEPANQGPWPFLALHLPDLLPDMPKLRRVSRRAQASTSTGMAKVHQFEQKQLINEAFAD; this is encoded by the coding sequence GTGAGCAGCGCTAGTACTTTCGGCCAAAATCAATGGCTGGTAGACCAGATGTTCCAGCAGTTCCAGGAGGATCCCTCCTCCGTAGACCAGGAATGGCGCGAGCTGTTCGAGAAGGAGGGCAGCCCCGCAGAGCCCACCCCCAAGAACACCCCCGCTTCCTCGTCCAAGAGCTCCAAGAAGGTTGCCCCTAAGGACACCGAGGGCTCCGGCCCTAAGGCCCCCGCAGCGCCTAAGAACACCGCCGGTCCGAAGAACAAGGCCCAGCACAGCGAGCCCCAGCCCATCGCTGAGAAGGCCCGCAAAGCAGCGATTGATCCCAATATGGAGATCGCTCAGGCCCGCAAGGCCACCAAGGAGAAGCAGCGCAAGGCCGCTCAGTCGCCTCTGACCAAGATTCAGGACAGCCCCGAGTCCGGCAATTTCCCGCTGAAGGGCGCTGCCAAGGCCGTGGCAAAGAATATGGACATCTCCCTCGAGTTGCCGACCGCCACCTCGGTGCGCGACATGCCGGCTCGGTTGATGTTTGAAAACCGCGCGGTTATTAACAATCACCTTAAGCGCACTGTGGGCGGCAAGATCTCCTTCACCCACATCATCGGTTACGCCATGGTCAAGGCCATCATGGCGCACCCCGATATGAATAACTCCTACGAGGTGATCGACGGCAAGCCGAATCTGGTGGTGCCGGAGCACATTAACCTTGGTCTCGCCATTGACATGGTGGGTAAGGGCGGAGAGCGCTCCCTGGTGGTCGCCAAGATCGCCGAGTGCGAGAACCTTGACTTCAAGCAGTTCGTAGAGGCCTACGAAGACGTGGTCGAGCGTGGCCGCACCGGCAAGCTGAAGATGCCGGACTTCCAGGGCATCACCGTCTCCCTCACCAACCCGGGTGGTATCGGCACCCGCCACTCTGTGCCGCGCCTGACCAAGGGTCAGGGTCTCATCGTGGGTGTGGGCTCGATGGATTACCCGGCCGAGTTCGCTGGCGCCTCCGAGGATCGCCTCGCCGAGCTGGGCGTGGGCAAGCTCGTGACCATTACCTCTACCTACGATCACCGTGTGATTCAGGGCGCCGAGTCCGGCGAATTCCTGCGCACCATGTCTCAGCTGCTGGTGGATGACACCTTCTGGGACGAAATCTTCACCTGCATGTGCGTGCCCTACGCCCCGATCCGGTGGCGTCAGGATCTGCCCAACACTGGGGTGGACAAGAACACCCGCGTGATGCAGCTGATCGAGGCTTACCGCTCTCGCGGTCACCTCATCGCCGATGTCAACCCGCTCAACTGGCACCAGCCCGGCATGCCGATTCCGGATCACTCCGATCTGCAGCTGGAGTCTCACGGGCTGACCCTGTGGGATCTGGACCGCACCTTCCACGTGGGTGGCTTCGACCAGCGCGAGAAGATGACTCTGCGCGAGGTCGTGACCAAGCTGCGCGCCGCCTACACCCTGAAGGTGGGCTCCGAATACACCCACATTCTGGACAATGATGAGCGCACGTGGCTGCAGGACCGCCTTGAGGCCGGCATGCCCAAGCCCACCGTGGCCCAGCAGAAGTACATTCTGCAGAAGCTCAACGCCGCCGAGGCATTCGAGAACTTCCTGCAGACCAAGTACGTGGGCCAGAAGCGCTTCTCTCTCGAGGGCGCTGAGTCCCTCATCCCGCTGATGGATGCCGCGATCGACACCGCCGCGGGCCAAGGCCTGGACGAGGTTGTTATCGGTATGCCCCACCGCGGCCGCTTGAACGTGCTGGCCAACATCGTGGGCAAGCCCCTCGCCCAGCTCTTCAACGAGTTCGAGGGTAACGCCGACCCGGCCGCCGCTGGTGGCTCCGGCGACGTGAAGTACCACCTTGGCGCCGAGGGCAAGCACATCCAGATGTTTGGCGAGGGCGAGATCAAGGTCTCGCTCACCGCTAACCCCTCGCACCTCGAGGCCGTGAACCCCGTGATGGAGGGCATTGCCCGCGCCAAGCAGGACATCCTAGACAAGGGCGAGGCTGGCTTCTCTGTCATGCCGCTGCTGCTGCACGGCGACGCCTCCTTCGCCGGTCTGGGCGTGGTGCAGGAAACCCTGAACTTGGCGCAGCTGCGCGGCTACACCGTTGGCGGCACCGTACACATCGTGGTGAACAACCAGATCGGCTTCACCACCACCCCGGACTCGGGCCGTTCCAGCCACTACGCCACCGACTTGGCCAAGGCCTACGGCTGCCCAGTCTTCCACGTCAATGGCGACGACCCCGAGGCTGTGTACTGGGTGGGCCAGCTGGCCACCGAGTACCGCCGTCGTTATGGCAAGGACGTTTTCATCGACCTCATCTGCTACCGCCGTCGCGGCCACAACGAGGCCGATGATCCGTCGATGACCCAGCCGAAGATGTACGAGCTCATCGACGGCCGCGAGACCGTGCGCGCCCGCTACACCCAGGATCTGATTGGTCGTGGCGATCTGAACAAGGACGACGCCGAGGCCGCGGCCCGCGACTTCCACGATCAGATGGAGTCTGTGTTCAACGAGGTCAAGGAGGCCGAGAAGCGCGACGCCTCCGGACAGGAAGGCATTACCTCCTCGCAGGAGCTGCCACACGGTTTGGACACCTCCATCACTCGCGAAGAGCTCGTAGAGATGGGCCAAGCCTACATCAACGTGCCCGAGGGCTTCGAGATCCACAAGCGCGTTAAGCCGGTGGCCAAGAAGCGCGCCCAGTCCGTCAAGGAGGGTGGCATCGACTGGGGTTGGGGCGAGCTGCTCGCCTTCGGTTCTCTAGCGATCGGTGCTGAGCGCACCGTGCGCCTTGCCGGTGAGGATTCCCGCCGCGGTACCTTCACCCAGCGTCACGCGGTGATGTTCGATCCGAACACCGCCATGGAGTACAACCCGATCGACCACGTCGCCCGCGAAGAGGGCGAGGGCAAGTTCATGGTGTACAACTCGGCACTGACCGAGTTCGCCGGCATGGGCTTCGAGTACGGCTACTCCGTGGGCAACTTGGATGCCGTGGTTGCGTGGGAGGCCCAGTTCGGCGACTTCGCTAACGGCGCCCAGACCATCATCGATCAGTACCTCTCCTCCGGTGAAGCCAAGTGGGGCCAGCTCTCCAAGCTGATCCTGCTGCTTCCCCACGGCTATGAGGGCCAAGGACCGGACCACTCCTCCGCCCGCATCGAGCGATTCCTGCAGCTGTGCGCTGAGGGCACCATGACTGTGGCGCAGCCGACTACCCCGGCCAACCACTTCCACCTCATCCGCCGCCACGCATTGAGCGACCTGCACCGTCCGCTCGTGGTCTTCACCCCGAAGTCCATGCTGCGCAACAAGGCCGCTGTCTCTTCAGTGGAGGACTTCACCGAGGTCACCAAGTTCCAGTCCGTGATCAACGACCCCAACCAGTTCGATCGCGAGGGCAAGCAGCTGGGCGATCCGGAGAAGGTCACCACCATCCTGCTGTGCTCCGGCAAGGTGTACTACGACCTAGAAAAGCGCCGCGCCGACGACGGCCGTGACGATGTCGCTATCGTGCGTATGGAAATGCTGCACCCGATCCCGCACAACCGTCTGCGTGACGCCTTCGAGTGCTACCCGAACGCCAAGGAAGTGCGCTTCGTGCAGGACGAGCCCGCCAACCAGGGCCCCTGGCCGTTCTTGGCTCTGCATCTGCCGGATCTGCTGCCGGATATGCCGAAGCTGCGCCGCGTCTCGCGCCGCGCCCAGGCCTCTACCTCCACCGGTATGGCTAAGGTGCACCAGTTCGAGCAGAAGCAACTGATCAACGAGGCTTTCGCCGACTAG
- a CDS encoding ABC transporter ATP-binding protein has protein sequence MQAFPALRRLLSTAWELKSVTIFALACTLAEVVVELSVPLLTGNAVDIATGARSSTSWTEFVGHSGLFAPFGVSGTADTLRIVVISLVLAAVIRLVFQAGRRYSAGRLSISVQYLLRVRILSALSRLDGPGHDRIRTGEVVSRSISDLNQIQGILAMTPMALGAVVKIIAELAVMMWLSPLLALIAVVSLPVVLCAAVLTRRPLYAATWTAQQQAAEVASHVEEAVSGIRVVKAFGQEDRESHNLATASRRLFSLRMRVAHLTARYIPFIERLPQLALVANVACGGLLVLNGTITLGVFVTFSSYLVSLTGLARVSSGMLMRIYMGFSSVERVFDVLDQRPTLPEPRDPVSLPSRRLGLAVDNVYFRQPDGGASVLNGISLHVPPGTRMALVGPGGSGKTMLAQLMGRFYDPDSGSITLIDATSTSFDLRDLSRAELRERVAIVFDEPFLFSDSIRANITVGADISDEALRTALDASCAAEFVDELEDGLDTVLDERGLDLSGGQRQRIALARALARGADVVVLDDATSAIDAITEAAIYEGIKRHYPELTIIAIAHRASTLELTDKVALVDRGRVTACGSLEEISNNREFAHLMDLGFQQRSDENGPVPFDSDERPSDELLWPQAPDTNDRLGRSTIAASQTTAISGRGALMSQPLNARLAADIDQLPKATEQPQIAVDESEEGFSLTRLFRPVRGLIVVSIVLLILGVLADIALPTLIRYAIDHGVSEGSRRTLALVAVAGLGMILLSWAAAMAQTIVTARTGERLLYGLRVRSFRHILRLSMDFFERTLSGTIMTRMTTDIDALSSFLQTGLAQTVVALSTVVGIMVMLLATNLTLSLVALCALPIVALATVVFRHISSRLYRRSREQVSAVNAEFQESVGALRTSQMHGAVERTLTHFGAKAAEYKRLRIASHTAVSLYFPGINMISQLAQAAVVGWGAVMVRDGEISAGVLVAFAMYLGALFGPIQQLSQVFDSYQQAQVGFTRIRDLLSTTPSVVSTGTRDDAARAATGALALDDVSFSYTSDAPAVTEHLSVELEPGSTVAVVGHTGAGKSTFIKLAARFYDPRLGAVRASGIDIRDFPLREWRAQLGMVPQEAHLFSGTIADNIAYGRPDATREEITEAAARVGALTAIAGIEGGFHARVGEKGHGLSSGQRQLVALARAELTQPALLLLDEATATVDPATENTILQASDRVTDTRTSVVVAHRLNTAARADRIIVMNHGTIIEDGTHEDLLNQKGTYWRMWTSS, from the coding sequence ATGCAGGCTTTTCCGGCGCTGCGGCGTTTGCTCAGCACCGCGTGGGAGCTGAAATCAGTCACGATTTTCGCTCTCGCCTGCACCCTTGCCGAGGTGGTGGTGGAGCTGAGCGTGCCGCTTCTTACTGGCAATGCGGTAGATATCGCCACCGGGGCGCGATCTTCTACCTCGTGGACGGAATTCGTTGGCCACAGCGGCCTCTTCGCCCCCTTCGGTGTCTCCGGCACGGCTGACACGCTTCGAATCGTGGTGATTTCGCTCGTTCTTGCCGCGGTCATTCGTTTAGTTTTCCAAGCAGGGCGCCGCTATTCGGCAGGGCGTTTATCTATCTCCGTGCAGTATCTGCTCCGAGTTCGCATCCTGTCCGCGCTCTCTCGCCTCGACGGACCGGGCCACGATCGCATCCGCACCGGCGAGGTGGTGTCCCGCTCGATCTCCGATCTCAACCAAATCCAGGGCATTCTGGCCATGACCCCCATGGCTCTCGGCGCGGTGGTGAAGATCATTGCCGAGCTTGCCGTGATGATGTGGCTCTCTCCCCTTCTTGCATTGATCGCGGTGGTCTCGCTTCCGGTGGTGCTGTGTGCCGCCGTGCTCACTCGGCGCCCGCTCTACGCGGCTACGTGGACTGCCCAGCAACAAGCTGCGGAGGTGGCAAGCCATGTGGAAGAGGCCGTCAGCGGCATTCGCGTGGTCAAGGCCTTTGGCCAAGAAGATCGCGAAAGCCACAACCTCGCCACGGCGAGCCGCCGCTTGTTCTCCTTGCGCATGCGCGTGGCTCACCTCACCGCCCGCTATATCCCCTTCATCGAGCGGCTCCCGCAGCTAGCACTGGTGGCCAACGTGGCCTGTGGCGGCCTACTCGTACTCAACGGCACCATTACTCTCGGAGTTTTTGTTACTTTCTCCTCCTATCTCGTCTCATTAACCGGCTTGGCTCGCGTCTCCAGCGGCATGCTCATGCGCATTTACATGGGCTTTTCTTCGGTCGAGCGGGTCTTCGATGTCCTCGACCAACGCCCCACCTTGCCCGAACCGCGCGATCCTGTCAGCCTCCCTTCGCGCAGGCTCGGCCTCGCTGTCGATAATGTCTACTTCCGTCAGCCTGACGGCGGGGCTTCAGTTCTCAACGGCATCTCCCTGCATGTTCCTCCAGGCACCCGCATGGCACTCGTGGGCCCGGGTGGATCCGGAAAGACCATGCTCGCTCAGCTGATGGGGCGTTTCTACGATCCCGATTCAGGCAGCATTACGCTTATCGACGCCACCTCTACCTCCTTTGACCTACGGGATCTCTCTCGCGCCGAACTGCGTGAACGGGTGGCCATCGTCTTCGACGAGCCTTTTTTGTTCTCCGATTCGATTCGCGCAAACATCACCGTGGGAGCCGACATCTCGGACGAAGCTCTCCGCACGGCCCTCGACGCCTCTTGCGCCGCAGAGTTTGTCGACGAGCTGGAGGATGGGCTCGACACCGTTCTCGATGAACGAGGCCTCGATCTCTCGGGCGGTCAGCGTCAGCGTATTGCCCTCGCCCGCGCTCTGGCTCGCGGCGCCGATGTGGTGGTGTTAGACGATGCCACCTCCGCTATCGACGCGATTACCGAAGCCGCAATCTATGAGGGCATCAAACGCCACTACCCAGAGCTGACGATCATCGCCATCGCGCACCGCGCCTCCACCTTGGAGCTCACCGATAAGGTGGCACTTGTCGATCGCGGCCGAGTGACCGCCTGCGGCAGCCTGGAGGAGATCTCCAACAATCGCGAGTTTGCACACCTGATGGATCTCGGCTTCCAGCAGCGCAGCGATGAGAATGGGCCTGTGCCCTTCGACTCGGACGAACGCCCCAGCGACGAGCTGCTGTGGCCACAGGCACCCGATACGAATGACCGCCTAGGGCGCAGCACGATCGCCGCTTCCCAAACCACGGCCATTAGTGGACGCGGGGCGTTGATGTCTCAGCCACTCAACGCCAGGCTCGCCGCCGATATCGACCAGTTGCCCAAGGCCACCGAACAACCTCAGATCGCCGTGGATGAATCCGAGGAAGGCTTCAGCCTCACGCGGCTCTTTCGCCCGGTGCGAGGGCTGATCGTGGTCAGCATTGTGCTGCTTATCCTCGGAGTGCTCGCTGACATCGCTTTGCCCACCCTCATCCGCTATGCCATCGACCATGGCGTGTCTGAAGGCAGTCGCCGCACCTTGGCGCTGGTGGCCGTAGCGGGTCTCGGCATGATTCTACTCAGCTGGGCTGCAGCGATGGCGCAAACCATCGTCACCGCCCGCACCGGAGAGCGCCTGCTTTACGGGTTGCGCGTGCGCTCTTTCCGCCACATTCTGCGGCTGTCCATGGATTTCTTCGAGCGCACCCTCTCCGGCACCATCATGACCCGCATGACCACCGATATTGATGCGCTCAGCTCCTTTCTCCAGACTGGACTCGCGCAGACCGTGGTAGCGCTGAGCACAGTGGTGGGAATCATGGTGATGCTGCTGGCCACCAACCTCACGCTGTCGCTGGTGGCGTTGTGTGCGCTGCCGATCGTGGCTCTAGCCACCGTGGTCTTTCGCCACATTTCCTCGCGGCTGTACCGGCGCAGCCGCGAACAAGTGTCGGCCGTGAACGCCGAGTTCCAAGAATCCGTGGGCGCACTACGCACCAGCCAAATGCACGGCGCGGTGGAGCGCACCCTCACCCACTTCGGCGCCAAGGCTGCGGAGTACAAGCGGCTGCGTATCGCCTCACACACCGCAGTATCTCTTTATTTCCCAGGCATCAATATGATCTCCCAGCTCGCCCAGGCGGCCGTGGTGGGCTGGGGTGCTGTCATGGTGCGCGATGGCGAGATTTCCGCTGGTGTGCTCGTTGCATTCGCCATGTATCTCGGCGCCCTGTTTGGTCCGATCCAGCAGCTCTCCCAGGTTTTCGACAGCTACCAACAGGCCCAAGTGGGATTCACTCGCATCCGGGACCTGCTCAGCACAACCCCCAGCGTGGTCTCCACCGGTACGCGGGACGACGCCGCCCGCGCCGCCACCGGCGCGTTGGCACTCGACGACGTCAGCTTCAGCTACACCTCAGATGCTCCCGCGGTCACTGAACACCTCTCGGTTGAGCTCGAACCTGGAAGCACCGTGGCGGTTGTGGGCCACACCGGCGCCGGAAAGTCCACCTTCATCAAGCTTGCGGCGCGGTTTTATGATCCCCGTCTCGGGGCGGTCCGGGCCAGCGGCATCGACATCCGTGATTTCCCGCTACGCGAGTGGCGCGCCCAGCTCGGCATGGTGCCCCAAGAGGCGCACCTGTTTAGTGGCACGATCGCCGATAACATCGCCTACGGCCGTCCCGACGCCACCCGTGAGGAGATCACTGAAGCAGCCGCTCGGGTGGGTGCATTGACCGCGATTGCCGGGATCGAGGGCGGCTTTCACGCACGCGTCGGCGAGAAAGGCCATGGCCTATCCTCCGGCCAACGCCAACTCGTCGCCTTGGCCCGTGCAGAGCTCACCCAGCCCGCACTGCTACTGCTCGATGAGGCCACCGCCACCGTGGACCCCGCCACCGAAAACACCATTCTGCAGGCCTCCGATCGAGTCACCGACACCCGCACCAGCGTGGTGGTGGCGCACCGTTTAAACACAGCCGCTAGGGCGGATCGGATCATCGTGATGAATCACGGCACAATCATCGAGGACGGCACCCACGAGGATCTGCTCAACCAAAAGGGAACCTACTGGCGCATGTGGACTTCCTCCTAA
- a CDS encoding carboxylesterase/lipase family protein → METLVRTTAGYIKGVARSGLLTWRGVPYAGLVDGDRRWRVPHPVQPWARVKECTDYGAKAWQPASLWGTKLVGGPDCLNLDIVRPDTDEQLPVVVYFHGGSYLVGSSHETMLRGHNFVRALDVVYVSVNFRLGVFGYLDLSEIEGQCVPTPAMHDQLAALRWVKKNIAAFGGDSTNIAIMGESAGAASVISLMASPAARGLFHKAIAQSAPAASFHSQAQSRRWARALMDNLKLHDLADMSVLRALPPADLVRAGSLSQLRLRDMLNLNSPYGPVVDGHVLPQHPLDAFAEGRQAPVPLLIGTNNDEASVAKALYVRESARSRSAHRMLTAFDNQRAHEVLREYSAAFSREEFANLLTDAVFWVPSVRLAEAHARIADTWMYRFDFAPVALRRLGIGAMHSLELTAVFGDMNASRVSGLNKLGGTAEFAALTTELQAYWGNFIHHSKVGSGWPRYRAAVADRMPRRATKVFDTPSTVVYDPASQRRQAWENYDLRQWGEDDADITSPTRVARTLAMLESILPRTTQRSLSQEGRR, encoded by the coding sequence ATGGAAACGCTGGTCCGAACCACCGCCGGCTACATCAAGGGCGTGGCGCGCTCCGGCCTGCTGACGTGGCGGGGTGTGCCCTACGCGGGGCTTGTCGACGGCGACCGCCGCTGGCGGGTACCCCATCCCGTCCAGCCCTGGGCCCGAGTGAAGGAGTGCACCGACTACGGCGCCAAGGCGTGGCAACCGGCGAGTTTGTGGGGAACCAAGCTTGTGGGCGGGCCCGACTGCCTCAACCTTGATATCGTGCGCCCCGACACCGATGAACAGCTACCCGTGGTGGTGTACTTCCACGGCGGCTCCTACCTAGTGGGATCCTCCCATGAGACCATGCTGCGTGGACACAACTTCGTGCGCGCCCTCGACGTGGTCTACGTGTCGGTGAACTTCAGGCTCGGAGTGTTCGGCTATCTCGATCTTTCCGAAATTGAAGGGCAGTGCGTACCCACCCCGGCGATGCACGATCAGCTCGCGGCCTTGCGCTGGGTGAAGAAAAACATCGCCGCTTTCGGCGGCGATAGCACCAATATCGCCATCATGGGCGAGTCAGCTGGCGCGGCGAGCGTGATCTCGCTGATGGCCTCACCCGCGGCACGGGGTCTGTTTCACAAAGCCATCGCGCAATCCGCGCCAGCGGCCTCCTTTCATTCCCAAGCCCAATCACGACGCTGGGCGCGTGCGCTCATGGATAACCTCAAGTTGCACGACCTCGCCGACATGTCGGTGTTGCGGGCCCTGCCGCCAGCCGATCTGGTGCGCGCCGGCAGCCTTTCCCAGCTCCGCCTGCGCGACATGCTCAACCTCAACTCGCCCTACGGGCCGGTGGTCGATGGCCACGTGCTGCCCCAGCACCCCCTCGACGCCTTCGCCGAAGGCCGCCAAGCGCCAGTGCCCCTGCTCATCGGCACCAACAACGATGAAGCCTCGGTGGCTAAAGCCCTGTACGTGCGTGAATCGGCCAGGTCGCGGTCGGCGCATCGCATGCTCACCGCCTTCGATAACCAGCGCGCCCACGAGGTTCTCCGCGAATACTCTGCCGCCTTCAGCCGAGAAGAGTTCGCCAACCTCCTCACCGACGCGGTGTTCTGGGTGCCCTCAGTGCGCCTCGCCGAAGCGCACGCGCGCATCGCCGACACCTGGATGTATCGCTTCGACTTCGCCCCCGTTGCATTGCGCCGCCTCGGCATCGGCGCAATGCACTCACTCGAACTCACCGCTGTCTTCGGCGATATGAATGCATCCAGGGTCTCAGGGCTGAACAAGCTCGGAGGCACAGCCGAGTTTGCGGCGCTTACTACCGAATTGCAGGCCTATTGGGGCAATTTCATCCATCACTCCAAGGTGGGATCTGGCTGGCCTCGTTACCGGGCTGCCGTGGCCGACCGGATGCCGCGCCGGGCTACCAAGGTGTTCGACACTCCATCGACGGTGGTGTATGACCCGGCGTCGCAGCGTCGACAAGCATGGGAGAACTATGATTTGCGGCAGTGGGGAGAAGACGATGCTGACATCACCAGCCCCACGCGCGTGGCAAGAACGCTGGCGATGCTCGAGTCGATTCTGCCGCGCACTACTCAACGCTCGCTGTCCCAAGAGGGGAGAAGGTAG